One Camelina sativa cultivar DH55 chromosome 3, Cs, whole genome shotgun sequence genomic window carries:
- the LOC104776503 gene encoding uncharacterized protein LOC104776503 isoform X1 — MLLDRASMVYTSEEEPLGMLHLFLSGSINYLYVTYLSREYERFHYQRFHYQRTGLFDVVVVLTLLFQCTFFIILTAKFSKWSAGWNMGLVVSVLEDDEDGHGIYGSDALSLSAWYRRGHEKRDLWLMLMFLVFTLAVRMPCLYSKCSESSSGNGVLYTGLYVGFICVGNVLKWVTCLACYHDCKTRALRKKRDIEQAKRPAT; from the exons ATGTTGCTGGACCGGGCTTCGATGGTTTACACGTCCGAGGAAGAACCGTTGGGGATGCTTCATTTG tTTCTCTCTGGTTCAATCAACTACTTATACGTTACTTATCTCTCACGGGAATACGAAAGATTCCACTACCAACGTTTCCACTACCAACGTACGGGACTGTTCGATGTGGTGGTGGTTCTGACTCTTCTGTTTCAATGTACTTTCTTTATAATTCTGACTGCAAAGTTCAGCAAGTGGAGCGCCGGGTGGAATATGGGTTTGGTTGTTTCGGTTTtagaagacgacgaagatggTCACGGTATCTACGGAAGTGATGCTCTGTCTCTTTCAGCTTGGTATAGAAGAGGTCATGAGAAGCGTGACCTCTGGTTGATGTTGATGTTCTTGGTCTTCACTCTTGCGGTGAGGATGCCATGTTTATACTCCAAATGCAGTGAGAGTTCGAGTGGAAATGGAGTGTTGTACACTGGTCTCTATGTGGGTTTTATTTGTGTCGGGAATGTGCTTAAATGGGTGACTTGTCTTGCCTGTTACCATGATTGTAAAACTAGGGCTTTGAGGAAGAAGCGTGATATCGAACAAGCTAAACGTCCTGCTACTTGA
- the LOC104776503 gene encoding uncharacterized protein LOC104776503 isoform X2, whose amino-acid sequence METNSEEKLSVIELLKQAAKLLLCNINLFLFLCLCSLPLFCFLIFFELSLQTTVSFAPQFLFKLLTLGEGLPENDLIIISEKNSDLIPWLIQTSLLYFFPYTILDLLTTTTMVAASSMVYTSEEEPLGMLHLVRRSFRICQNRVGGCLFTSLYVLLWSTSVFLFFFLFFFLQFLSGSINYLYVTYLSREYERFHYQRFHYQRTGLFDVVVVLTLLFQCTFFIILTAKFSKWSAGWNMGLVVSVLEDDEDGHGIYGSDALSLSAWYRRGHEKRDLWLMLMFLVFTLAVRMPCLYSKCSESSSGNGVLYTGLYVGFICVGNVLKWVTCLACYHDCKTRALRKKRDIEQAKRPAT is encoded by the exons ATGGAGACGAATAGCGAGGAGAAGCTAAGTGTCATCGAACTACTAAAACAAGCTGCGAAGCTACTCTTGTGTAACatcaatctcttcctcttcctctgcctctGCTCTCTCCcgctgttttgtttcttgatcttctttgaGCTCTCCCTCCAAACCACCGTCTCTTTCGCTCCCCAGTTCCTCTTCAAACTACTCACTCTAGGGGAAGGCTTGCCGGAGAATGATCTAATTATCATATCAGAAAAAAACAGTGATCTGATTCCTTGGCTGATCCAGACTTCTCTGCTCTACTTCTTTCCCTACACCATTCTTGACCTTCTTACAACCACGACGATGGTTGCAGCAT CTTCGATGGTTTACACGTCCGAGGAAGAACCGTTGGGGATGCTTCATTTGGTACGGAGATCTTTCAGAATATGTCAGAACAGAGTAGGAGGTTGTTTGTTCACATCTCTCTATGTCCTCCTTTGGTCAACCTCTGTTTTcctattctttttcttgttcttctttcttcagtTTCTCTCTGGTTCAATCAACTACTTATACGTTACTTATCTCTCACGGGAATACGAAAGATTCCACTACCAACGTTTCCACTACCAACGTACGGGACTGTTCGATGTGGTGGTGGTTCTGACTCTTCTGTTTCAATGTACTTTCTTTATAATTCTGACTGCAAAGTTCAGCAAGTGGAGCGCCGGGTGGAATATGGGTTTGGTTGTTTCGGTTTtagaagacgacgaagatggTCACGGTATCTACGGAAGTGATGCTCTGTCTCTTTCAGCTTGGTATAGAAGAGGTCATGAGAAGCGTGACCTCTGGTTGATGTTGATGTTCTTGGTCTTCACTCTTGCGGTGAGGATGCCATGTTTATACTCCAAATGCAGTGAGAGTTCGAGTGGAAATGGAGTGTTGTACACTGGTCTCTATGTGGGTTTTATTTGTGTCGGGAATGTGCTTAAATGGGTGACTTGTCTTGCCTGTTACCATGATTGTAAAACTAGGGCTTTGAGGAAGAAGCGTGATATCGAACAAGCTAAACGTCCTGCTACTTGA
- the LOC104776505 gene encoding uncharacterized protein LOC104776505, whose protein sequence is MFYYTYRICDRQMERKSKEKLSVIELLKRAVKLLFGNINLALFLFLCSLPLFCFLIFFELSLQTTVSLASRYLYKLVNSEEDLSENDLIPWLIHTSLLYFIPYTFLDLFTTTTIVAASSIIYTSQEESLGLLHLVRRSVKICQNRIGDCLITSLYVLVLSTSVLFGFLSGSTVYLLIVSIKNQIFLKVAVGTVELAVLFDVVVVLIHGTVFIVLATKFCKWSAGWNISMVVSVLEEDEDGKGIYGSNALSLSAWYVRGQEKRDLWMMLLFFVGAFLTRMPCIYFKCSESLNGNGVLYTGLYVGLICIGNVVKWVSCVVCYHDCNTRVLRKKGDVEIGSKAKAFVAT, encoded by the coding sequence ATGTTCTACTACACATACAGAATCTGTGATCGACAAatggagagaaagagtaaagaGAAGCTAAGTGTCATCGAACTACTAAAACGAGCTGTGAAGCTACTCTTTGGTAACATCAATCtcgctctcttcctcttcctctgctcTCTCccgttgttttgtttcttgatcttcttcgaGCTCTCCCTCCAAACCACTGTCTCACTCGCTTCTCGATACCTCTATAAGCTAGTCAATTCTGAGGAGGACTTGTCGGAGAATGATCTTATTCCATGGTTGATTCACACATCTCTGCTATACTTCATTCCCTACACCTTTCTTGACCTCTTTACCACCACCACAATCGTTGCAGCATCTTCGATTATTTACACGTCTCAGGAAGAATCATTGGGACTGCTTCATTTGGTACGGAGATCTGTCAAAATATGTCAGAACAGAATAGGAGATTGTCTCATCACATCTCTCTATGTCCTTGTCTTGTCAACCTCTGTTTTGTTCGGTTTTTTATCTGGTTCGACCGTCTACTTATTGATTGTGTCAATCAAGAACCAAATATTCCTTAAAGTAGCAGTGGGGACTGTGGAGTTGGCAGTCTTGTTCGATGTGGTGGTGGTTCTGATTCACGGAACTGTCTTCATAGTTCTGGCCACAAAGTTTTGCAAATGGAGCGCGGGATGGAACATTAGTATGGTTGTTTCGGTCTTAGAGGAGGATGAAGATGGTAAAGGCATCTACGGAAGTAATGCTCTGTCACTTTCTGCTTGGTACGTAAGAGGACAAGAGAAGCGTGACCTATGGATGATGCTATTGTTCTTCGTCGGCGCTTTCCTGACGAGGATGCCATGTATATACTTCAAATGCAGTGAGAGTCTTAATGGGAACGGAGTGTTGTACACTGGTCTCTATGTGGGTTTGATTTGTATCGGGAATGTGGTTAAATGGGTGTCTTGTGTTGTTTGTTATCATGATTGTAACACAAGGGTTTTGAGGAAAAAGGGTGATGTGGAGATTGGATCAAAAGCTAAGGCTTTTGTTGCTACATAG